A portion of the Rhinopithecus roxellana isolate Shanxi Qingling chromosome 21, ASM756505v1, whole genome shotgun sequence genome contains these proteins:
- the SYT4 gene encoding synaptotagmin-4 → MAPITTSREEFDEIPTVVGIFSAFGLVFTVSLFAWICCQRKSSKSNKTPPYKFVHVLKGVDIYPENLNSKKKFGADDKNEVKNKPAVPKNSLHLDLEKRDLNGNFPKTNLKPGSPSDLENATPKLFLEGEKEAVSPDSLKSSTSLSSEEKQEKLGTLFFSLEYNFEKKAFVVNIKEARGLPAMDEQSMTSDPYIKMTILPEKKHKVKTRVLRKTLDPAFDETFTFYGIPYTQIQELALHFTILSFDRFSRDDIIGEVLIPLSGIELSGGKMLMNREIIKRNVRKSSGRGELLISLCYQSTTNTLTVVVLKARHLPKSDVSGLSDPYVKVNLYHAKKRISKKKTHVKKCTPNAVFNELFVFDIPCEGLEDISVEFLVLDSERGSRNEVIGQLVLGAAAEGTGGEHWKEICDYPRRQIAKWHVLCDG, encoded by the exons ATGGCTCCGATCACCACCAGCCGGGAAGAATTTG ATGAAATCCCCACAGTGGTGGGGATCTTCAGTGCGTTTGGCCTGGTCTTCACAGTCTCTCTCTTTGCATGGATCTGCTGTCAGAGAAAATCATCCAAGTCTAACAAGACTCCTCCATACAAGTTTGTGCATGTGCTTAAGGGAGTTGATATTTACCCTGAAAACCTAAATAGCAAAAAGAAGTTTGGAGCAGATGACAAAAATGAAGTAAAGAATAAGCCAGCTGTGCCAAAGAATTCATTGCATCTGGATCTTGAAAAGAGAGATCTCAATGGCAATTTTCCCAAAACCAACCTCAAACCTGGCAGCCCTTCTGATCTGGAGAATGCAACCCCAAAGCTCTTTTTAGAAGGGGAAAAAGAGGCAGTTTCCCCTGATAGTTTAAAGTCCAGCACTTCCCTTTCTTCAGAAGAGAAACAAGAGAAGCTGGGAACTCTCTTCTTCTCCTTAGAATACAACTTTGAGAAAAAAGCATTTGTGGTCAATATCAAGGAAGCCCGTGGCTTGCCAGCCATGGATGAGCAGTCGATGACCTCTGACCCATATATCAAAATGACGATCCTCCCAGAGAAGAAACATAAAGTGAAAACTAGAGTGCTGAGAAAAACCTTGGATCCAGCTTTTGATGAGACTTTTACATTCTATGGGATCCCCTACACCCAAATCCAAGAATTGGCCTTGCACTTCACAATTTTGAGTTTTGACAGGTTTTCAAGAGATGATATCATTGGGGAAGTTCTAATTCCTCTCTCGGGAATTGAATTATCTGGAGGAAAAATGTTAATGAACAGAGAGATCATCAAGAGAAATGTTAGG aaGTCTTCAGGACGTGGTGAGTTACTGATTTCTCTCTGCTATCAGTCCACCACAAATACTCTAACTGTGGTTGTCTTAAAAGCTCGACATCTGCCTAAATCTGATGTGTCCGGACTTTCAG ATCCCTATGTCAAAGTGAACCTGTACCATGCCAAAAAGAGAATCTCCAAGAAGAAGACTCATGTGAAGAAATGCACCCCCAATGCAGTGTTCAATGAGCTGTTTGTCTTTGATATTCCTTGTGAGGGCCTTGAAGATATAAGTGTTGAATTTTTGGTTTTGGATTCTGAAAGGGGGTCCCGAAATGAGGTAATCGGGCAGTTAGTCTTGGGTGCAGCAGCAGAAGGAACTGGTGGAGAGCACTGGAAAGAGATTTGTGACTACCCCAGGAGACAAATTGCCAAGTGGCACGTGCTCTGTGATGGTTAG